A segment of the Cutaneotrichosporon cavernicola HIS019 DNA, chromosome: 6 genome:
CACGCTCTCTCCCTACGCCACGCCCCTCTTCTGCCTCTCGGTTACTCACGCCAGACTCCCTCGTTGTGTGTCAGACCGAGATCCGCGACCTTTCGCGCATGTCCATTGTCCTCAAGGGGCAGGACGCCGTCATCGAGCAGGCTcgcaagcagctcgaggacctcgttCCCGTCTgggccgtcctcgactACACCAACACGTCGGTCATTGAGCGCGAGTTGCTTCTCTGCAAGGTGTCCATCCTTGGCCCCGAGTTTGCCGACGCCCAGCTCAACCCCActcgcgacgacgacctccagcaccgcgaggaggcgctcgtccGCACCTTTGAGAACGCCGGCGAGAACCCTGGCGGCCTTCCCTCTGCCATTGCTGGCGATGAGCTCTACCCGAGCCGCCGGCGCGGAATCAGCGCCTCGGAGGCGCTCATCTCCAAGAACCTGCACCTCGGGGCGATCAAGACGCTCGCGGAGCAGTTTGGCGGCCGTGTTGTTGACGTTGCCGAGGAAAGTGCCATTGTCGAGCTCACCGCCAAGAGCTCGCGCGTCGAGAGCTTCCTTGGTCTTGTTCGGCCCTTTGGCATTCTCGAGGCTGCTCGCTCCGGCGTCATGACCCTCCCCCGTACCCCTATCAACCCGTACACTGAGGACGACCTGCCCGTCTCTTCcaccgaggaggttgacctctcccttctcccccCTGGATAAGCGCCAGGGTTGTTGTCAAAAGCATCTGGTTAGCATGCATGGGTGTTTCCGTAGAGTGTGCGGGAGGCGCGCTGAGTGATCAATGCAAGAACTGTTGGTTGTTCCATGCACCGCAGAGAGAGAGCGCTTATTCTCCCCACTTCAGTTACTAACTCTAAGAAGCGACAATCCGAGCAAGTAATCACATTGAGACCAAGATACAGCACAGGCCCGTCGCTCAACACATCGCGCTCTAAGCTACATCGTCGTCCACTTCCATCTCGTCATGGTCATCCTGATCCTCACCCTGGTCATCCTGGTCGTCGCCATCCCAGTAgtcatcgtcgccgagtTCTTCTTCATCATACTCATCTTCCGCGTCCAATTGGGTTGCAGAATTTGACGATCCGACGCCGAAGAAATCATCACCCAGCCCCATCCCACTGGAATGTAAGGGCCGACGGCGCGTCGCTGGTCGACCACGTCCCCGGCCACGCCCGTAACCCCGCCCGCGGCGACCGCCTCGTGACCCTGGCCCACTGGCAGGCAGGTTGCGTAGCAGACGCTCCTCCTGCGCAGGTGTGAGCTTGGTCCCCGGGGTCCACGCTTGTCCCCTGCGGACCGCGGCTACAGCAGCGAgcaactcgtcgtccgcgtTTGGTGCCACGTccactgccgtcagctacGTCTGTCCGTTTCAACTCACGCCGGATGTTGGCTGGGCCGAGCCCGCCAGCATACGcaatgtcggcgaggtcggcgagggaCGAGACAGCGACAGCAGCGCGTACCATCCGGGGAGTGGCCGGgtctgctcgacgaccacgCGGCCGCCCGGGCCCTgcacgccgccgcacgacccgcgtcggcgtcgcgtcgagctcgtccgcctcgacctccgcttcctcctcgggtCCCTGttcggcgtcctcggccatctccaCATCCGCTGTGTCCGTtgccttctccttgcccttgcccctgcccttgcccttgttcGCGTTTTCTCCTTCCTTCTGGccttcctcaacctccgccatctcctcgtcgtttTCGTCTTGCTGAGGCCCGCCCGTAGTAAGGACAACACTGGGCCCGCTGGCGACCCTCCCCGGGTCCGCAGTGAGATCGGCGACGGTCGGGGCTActgcgccgcgcgagcggccGGAGCGGCGGAGGGGAGTGGTACCCTTCGGCTTGGCCTTGATCTTGAACTCGTCCACCTCCTTGACCCGATCCTCCTCCGGGatgcggcggcgtcgcgtTGGGAACATGCCACGGTCAAGGGTCCCTGTAATCTTGGGTGACTTTGGCTGTGGTACCTCGCGCTCAGCACcccgctcgacgaggctgaTGCCGCGGAACTCGACGCGCTGTCGCGTCTTCAACAGCGGGCGGTAGTGGGGTCGCTGCGACTCTTCCTCTGCGCGTCAGCCATATCCCGAGGTTGACGCACGTCGCACGACATCGAACACAACTTCGTCGCCGATGAGTGGCGAGATGCGGCCCTCGAACACGTTCTCGCCGATCTTGAGGAAGGGGATCGGGGTGTCAAGGCCCTGTTGTTAGCAACCGCCGCTGGTGGACGGCTCACGATGAGCTGGTACGTCGCCTCAGTCTGAAGTGTCCGTGTGTCTACCGATGTCCCCAAGTCCATCAAGACGTATTCCTGGATTTTAGCTTGGATGGACCTCGGGGAAGGTGCgcacctcttcctcctcgtcctcgaacgcgtcctcgttgaTGTCGTCGAACGATTCGACGCATCGCCACCCTGACCCTAAGAGCGTTCTACCGTGCTCGAGCGTCCTGCGTATCCGCGCGTCATCTGAAAGCCCAGCTGTCTGTTGTGAAATCATGTTGCGTAGGTGCAGGCTGGCCAAAACGCAAACGTTCTTGAGCTGTTTGTGTCTCTTaggctggtggaggtgcggGGAAATTTGGTCCCGCACCGGTCGCGTGCTCGGCCAACCCCGCAAATAAGTCAACCTTTCCGACTAGCCGACTCGTCTCGATTATCTCTACGCAGCTACACTCAACTTCAAGGACCATGTCGGcaaagggcaaggagaaggagaagccAATCGCCTCGCTCATCGCCGGAGCTACGGCCGGAGGTATCGAGGCCTTTGTCACGTACCCTctcgagtcgctcaagACGCAGCTTCAATTCCatgccgacgccaaggtgAGCCGTCATAACGCGCTGCACCAACTGATCCCAGACTACGCCATGGAGCCTGCTCAAGGACACGGTTGAAAGACGCGGCATCAAGGGTCTGTATGCTGGTGTACCGGCCGTGATCGTCGGCAATGCCGTCAAGGCTGGCGTGCGCTTCACGACGTACGACCAGTTCAAGTCTatgctcaaggacgacgaggtgggccTGCAGAACGATGGTCGCTGACCATAGGGTAATATTACTGCCCCGCGGTCTATGCTTGCTGGTCTCTGCGCGGGCATGATGGAGGCCGTCATTGCGGTCACGCCGTCTGAGACGATCAAGACCAAGATGATCGAGGACTCGAAGCGCAACGTGCCCCACTACAAGGGAACGATGGACGGTGTGCGCAAGATTGTTGCAGAGGAGGGCATCGGGGGACTGTACCGCGGGGTCGGGCCTGTCATGCTCCGCCAGGGCGCCAACTCGGCCGTGCGCTTCTCGTCATACTCGACGatcaagcagctcgcgcagggCTCGCTGCCACCAGGCTCGGTGCTGCCTGGGTGGATGACGTTCGGTATCGGGTCCATGGCTGGTGTCATCACGGTCTACACCACCATGCCGTTTGAGTGAGTTGTAAACTAAAGAAGAGttgctgacaccagcgtcATCAAGACCCGCATGCAGACgatcgaggccaagaaggagtACCGCAACGCAGTGCATTGCGCGTACCGCATCATCACGGAGGAGGGGGTGCTCAAGCTCTGGAAGGGTACGGTGCCCCGCCTCGGACGACTGGTGCTGTCCGGTGGCATCGTCTTCTCCGTGTACGAGAAGATCTaccccgtcgccgccagccTCCTTCCCTAATTTTCATAGACATGCACTGTTGTTAGAGCGAGGAGTGCATCTGGATCCTGGAGCGGACCGGACAGGCTGGACAAGAACTGGGCTGGCTGTGAAGCAGAACAAGGTCGGTACCAGACGAAATTGCTTCCGAGATTACCTCCACGCAGAGTGACATGATTCCCAAGGTAACGTCAACATgtccctccttccctcctaACATTTCACCACCATGGCATCGGCATCATTGCTGGGCGGCGCAATCGAggcagacgacgactcgccgacaccgacTGCGACTTCCTTCCCCCGCGGCAATATTGGGGACGCCCCAAACACCGGCCCGCGGCGAAGTGAGCCtgttgtcctcgtcccTGGCACCGCCGCGCAGGCAGAGGCTGGCATCGTGCGGTCTGGATTTAGGAGAAGCTAATACCAGGCGGGAATTCTCAAAGCAAGCTCGCATCCTGCAGCGCTTTTCACGCTGTACCTCTTCCGCTCGGCCGCAATTGCGGTGTACGTGCTCTGCGGGCTGTGTAAGTCacctcaaggtcgagaagcGATTCTGGCGAGCTGGCTCATCGCCTCCAATCTCTTCAACCGACCGCCTGGTTCTCTTTTCTAGCACTTCTAACCCCAGTCACGGACAACTACGTGCTTTCCATTAcagtcgtcgtcgtgctcctctccctcgacTTCTGGAACACAAGGAATGTTGCGGGCCGTACCCTCGTCGGACTGCGGTACTGGAAcgaggtcgatgacgagggcgagagcgcgTGGGTGTTTGAGAGCCGCGACCCCAGCCAGCCTGCCAACCCCATCGACGCAAAGTGAGTTACTGTGCGAGACGCTGGCCATTCGCTTACAGCAGGATGTTCTGGATCGCCCTGTACGCGTATCCTCTCGGCTGGATTGCGCTGCTCATCGTCTCCATCCTCAAGTTTAACATTTCGTGCGTTATCTGTCGTGGTCACCTTTCTCTCTATTTTCTCCCCCTTTCCCATGTTCTTCACCATCTCTGACATCAGCTTCCTCCCCATTGTGCTCCTGGCACTCGTGTTCAACCTCTCCAACGTTGTCGGGTTCTCGTATGCGGACCGTGATGCGCAGAAACGATGGGCCAGCGCGGCAGCTGGGTCGAACATCTTTGGCGGGATGGGCGGGCTTGGtggccagctcgtcgggGGCCTAGTGCGCGGCAGTGTCGGTCGCTTCTTCCGATAGAGAGAACATGCATACATAGAATGTGAGCTATTATACAGACCGATGATTCTCTCACACACTAGCGCCGCAGATCGCACTGCGAGGCGCGACTCTTgccgcgcggcgctgctGCTCCCGTGCTCTCGGTCGCCTCGCCATTGCTGGATCGGCCCGCAGCGGCGATACCCATCCAGTACCCAGCCCAGTATTGCGCGTGGAGGGCGTACCCGATCGCTTCGTCGCGCCCAACAGGGTTGCCTCCAGGCCACTGCCTGGCTGGTGCGGGGAAGACATGCCCAGCATCGTCTGCTCCCCCGTACCCGTCGTACCCCTGCCACTCATCGCCGTTgccctcatcatcgtcttcaacttcctcctcgttctcctcaGTGGGTGGCCATTCGACAGTGTCGTACCCTCCTGGTGAAACAGGCTGGTACGTGGGACTTGATGGCGCCGCGTCCGCAGCGGGCTTGCCCGTCGACGCATAAGGGTTCTTCTGCTTggtcttcttggccttcttctttgGGGGCTCCTccggctcctcctcctcttcttcagGCTTGGATGCAGAGTACCACCTGGAGTCAGCCACGTAACGCAACAACGTACGCAGTGCCAAAGTCAGTAGCGCCAGGCAAAGGTTGGCCTTTTGCCAGCGCGGCCGTTGCCTTGTCGAGCCACGAACCAGGGCCTGGATTGTGAATCTATAGTCAGCTCCAAGTGTAGCTAGCGACTCACATGGAACTCGAGAAGGGCAGCGTCGTaggcgttgacgagctcacgGTCGTCCCATGCCTTGCCGCCACCAATGGCGAGAGATATGGGCGGAAGCGAGTCGGCCATTGTTAATTTGAAGTGGCAAACGCGCAAGTCAGACCAAGGTGCTTGTTGTGTTGGTATGCGATTCCCAAGGCCCCAAGATGCCTTGATTCCTTGATTTCAAGGTGAGATGACGGAATCTGGTTGAGTTTGTATCCTAATTCCGAAATTGGACCTATTAGGAAACGTAAATGCAACACACTGTTTTATGTGGAATAACCCAGTCATGGCATGCATGGCATTAGGCAAGGGGTAATTCCCTGGACGTGGTAAAATGACAGACGCCCGAGATTCCAGGTGGCCAGATACGCAGATACTACAGTTACAGTTACAGTTACATCTACCATCATGCCAAACGCTACAGCCAACTAAGCAAAGTGCAGCCTTGCTGTGCTTCTGAGAAGGATGTTGTTAGGCAGGTGCCCGTGGTCAAGTGATACCAGGAATACCAGGGGGACATTACGGTTATCCTGCCATGATCTATAGTCAAGTGGTGAATGGGGCGTTCAAGGATCACAGCTTTATTGGAGAGAGGCACAGGATGAGAATGTGACAGGATGGTGGCAAAAGGCAAATAGGGTAGGAGCGCAGGCCACAGGCCACAGGCCACATGCCACATGCCATGCCACATGCCACAGACCATCTAGACCATTGAGCTTACCCAGCTATACCCAGGGCCAAAGGGACCAGCAGTGAGAACCAACATCGACAGAGAACCACACTCAAGGGAAAGTGAGTTAAGCTGTGCACAACACTTGTTACACTCAGACCACTCAATCATCATCAACGACTTGACCCACTTGACCCACTTGCAACCATTTATCTACTTTGATCATTCATCACTTCCACAATCACTATATCAATCACATTCAACACCTTgccaccaacaccaacaccaacaccaaaACCCGCAATCACaaccacacccacacccacacccacaccaaCACCCACATTCGCCCTCACAACCTCACTCTCTGATACTTGTCCCTCATCCACCACTCGCCTCTCGCctctcgtcttcctcaAAGGTCACAGCTCTCCACGCCCAGCACGAACATCTCCACAACCGCACAGCGACCTCAATCTCGTACTTTAAAGTCTCCTTGGTTCGCGTTGACGTCTGTTCCCATCTTAGCTGGCGATAGTAGTCGACGCCCGCGACGTGTCAACATCCCGACGCCATGCCCAATTCCAACcggccaccgccacccacgGACCACTATGCCAGCATGTTCGATTTTGGCTCGTCGCTGCCTCCTGGCGCGCTCCTCCCGTCCGTACCAGGTTACAGCCCCGTGCTCGGTGCCCAACAGCTGCAGTCGCCTGCGCGCATGAGCAGCAACGTCAACAACGGGCATGGCCATGACAACATGTCGCCTGGGGCGCGCATGGGCGACTTTGATCCGTATAACCACGGCCGTACGCACCCATCGACAACCATGCCCTCACGTTCATCGACGGGGGCAAGTGAGACCGAGTACGGCAACCACTTGACACGTGAGATGCGCGGCGCTTTGCCAGtcgcccctcctccccctcccccacctcgTACGCGTGAGGGTAGCGTGCGTCGCGCCCTTCCAAAGATCCCGGGACAAGCGGAAGGTTTGTATcagccgcggccgccagcACCTGTTCTGGCTCCTGCACCTGTCGTTGCTCCGATTCCTCCGCCTGCTCCTGCACCAAC
Coding sequences within it:
- a CDS encoding uncharacterized protein (Eukaryotic protein of unknown function (DUF846)), translating into MASASLLGGAIEADDDSPTPTATSFPRGNIGDAPNTGPRRSEPVVLVPGTAAQAEAGIAGILKASSHPAALFTLYLFRSAAIAVYVLCGLFTDNYVLSITVVVVLLSLDFWNTRNVAGRTLVGLRYWNEVDDEGESAWVFESRDPSQPANPIDAKMFWIALYAYPLGWIALLIVSILKFNISFLPIVLLALVFNLSNVVGFSYADRDAQKRWASAAAGSNIFGGMGGLGGQLVGGLVRGSVGRFFR
- a CDS encoding uncharacterized protein (Belongs to the mitochondrial carrier (TC 2.A.29) family); the protein is MSAKGKEKEKPIASLIAGATAGGIEAFVTYPLESLKTQLQFHADAKTTPWSLLKDTVERRGIKGLYAGVPAVIVGNAVKAGVRFTTYDQFKSMLKDDEGNITAPRSMLAGLCAGMMEAVIAVTPSETIKTKMIEDSKRNVPHYKGTMDGVRKIVAEEGIGGLYRGVGPVMLRQGANSAVRFSSYSTIKQLAQGSLPPGSVLPGWMTFGIGSMAGVITVYTTMPFDVIKTRMQTIEAKKEYRNAVHCAYRIITEEGVLKLWKGTVPRLGRLVLSGGIVFSVYEKIYPVAASLLP
- the ILV6 gene encoding uncharacterized protein (ACT domain), giving the protein MLTLRTAHRPLGLARAFATSAARAADKAPSPPTGPKPIDDSTSALDYKMHKPSRRLAHLATMSHPRAASAEEAVTNILYNTPPPSTEPFKRHLLNCLVQNEPGVLSRVSGILAGRGFNIDSLVVCQTEIRDLSRMSIVLKGQDAVIEQARKQLEDLVPVWAVLDYTNTSVIERELLLCKVSILGPEFADAQLNPTRDDDLQHREEALVRTFENAGENPGGLPSAIAGDELYPSRRRGISASEALISKNLHLGAIKTLAEQFGGRVVDVAEESAIVELTAKSSRVESFLGLVRPFGILEAARSGVMTLPRTPINPYTEDDLPVSSTEEVDLSLLPPG
- a CDS encoding uncharacterized protein (TFIIIC subunit) — protein: MISQQTAGLSDDARIRRTLEHGRTLLGSGWRCVESFDDINEDAFEDEEEEEYVLMDLGTSVDTRTLQTEATYQLIGLDTPIPFLKIGENVFEGRISPLIGDEVVFDVVRQEESQRPHYRPLLKTRQRVEFRGISLVERGAEREVPQPKSPKITGTLDRGMFPTRRRRIPEEDRVKEVDEFKIKAKPKGTTPLRRSGRSRGAVAPTVADLTADPGRVASGPSVVLTTGGPQQDENDEEMAEVEEGQKEGENANKGKGRGKGKEKATDTADVEMAEDAEQGPEEEAEVEADELDATPTRVVRRRAGPGRPRGRRADPATPRMVRAAVAVSSLADLADIAYAGGLGPANIRLDVAPNADDELLAAVAAVRRGQAWTPGTKLTPAQEERLLRNLPASGPGSRGGRRGRGYGRGRGRGRPATRRRPLHSSGMGLGDDFFGVGSSNSATQLDAEDEYDEEELGDDDYWDGDDQDDQGEDQDDHDEMEVDDDVA